AAAGCACAAATGTGGTCAGTATCAAATGGAAAGACGCTAGCAAAGAAACTTTGTACCTCCTCCTCATATACCTTAGGTGCATCAATTTGAAATAGATGCACCCAACATTGAAACTCGACCATTTCCAAAATTTGGCGCATTCCAGCCATCTTAGAGATTACTGGGTCAAACGTACGACCCATTAGAACTTTTTGATGCCTCAGGCGCTCAGAGCCAAGGCTTACTCCACTTCTCATTTTCTTTACAAAAACAGGTTCttcaaaagattcagacttgCGTTTCCCAAACTTCTCTCCACTGACTTTGCCTTTTCCCTTGGATTTGACTAGGACATCCTCATCAGACATGGAAAACTCACTCACTACCTCTTTCATCTTAGACCTAGATATTGACCCTTTCTCTATTGAAGTAGGCTTCGTCTTTTTCGAAGACCGTCTAACaagtgaaccaggttcatctgggGTTTCCTCTTCCACCTCGACTACAGAGATCACCTCATCACTTACAGGTACACCACCCTTCAccaactttcttcttttcttcttactactCTTCTTGATCTTTTGAAGAGTAGAATTGTAGGTCACTTTAACTTGAAGCCTGGTAGTAGGTCGTTTGATTTCAGACTCAGGGGTGGACACAACCCTCCACTTACTTATGAATGCATCAAGAGCCACATTATCTAGGTCTTCTTCATCACTGGATCTCATTCAAGGTGCTTGAATTTCTAGGGGCACAGCATCGAATGCAGGAATAACACTATCCTGGGAATGAGAGCCTTGACCTGGGTCCTCCGGAGAGGGATCAGATTCCTCATGTGATGCCCCAGTAGTATCTGCTACTGTATCCCCTTCAATAGCTACAATGGCCCCTTCTTCCTCCACACTTTGTGTCTCGTTTTTCTGAGATATAATCTCATGCATTACACCATCAGCGGATACCACAAACACGGTTACAACATTTTTCTCTTCCTAAACCGGTGCTTCCACCACTATGGAATCGGTGGCAACGATAGCAGAACTCTTTGTGACCTCAGGATTTTGACGTCGTTCTCCACTTAGAGTGTGACTAGTGGGAACATCAAATGATGGGGAGAACAGAGCAGTAGTTTCAAGGGTTTATATATTTGGAAGATATTGGGAAACTGGAGGAGGTGTGACTGTAGCAGTAGGAGTAATAGAGGGTGAGGAAGGCTTAGTGAGAGCGGAAGGTTCCATAGATTGATCAGTGGTAGTTACAACTGTGGCAGGGAGATCGGAAGTTGTCTCAGCCATTGAAAGAAGTGGTATGATGATCCCTTTTTTTGGGTGATTCTAGTCTAAGACTTATGGTTAAGAAGAGAAGAAGATAGGGTTTCTAAAaggagaggataattatgaagaaAGAGGAATTGGCACCGGTTCTGAAATGGAGGTTAAGCGTGGAGAATTGCAATGTTAGAGGGAGATGGAATGATTTGAAATAAAGAGACGTGACAGCAGGATCTGAAAAGTTGATGACATGGCAGTTGTGTTTTGTACCCTTTTTAAGATATGTATTAAAggatgcacagaactactaacctttggtacaagaaccaggttcttgacctttttatttgaaagaatcaatcctcttttatcattcatgcactgcatctatcgcttctatactcatcatgcgtgtttacctgcaatgcTATTGAAGTGAGTTTGACATGGCCAGAAAGTACTTTGAGATAGTTATTTCTTGAAGGTAAAAGCCAGATaaagaggaatcaggttctcaatttgGCTTTAAAATCCCCAGCttcactctgtttctttcaaaatatTTCCTACTTAGAGCCTTGGTGAAAATGTCTacaatttgatcttctgtgctgcagaacttcatacatatcagccctttctccacattgcctcttagaaaatgatgcctcacatcaatatgttttgtccttttgtgttgaactagattcttggccatgttgagtgcactggtgttgtcacatagaaggggcacactctCAGTGAGTACCCCAAAGTCCTCTAGTTGCTGCTTGATCCATAAAAGCTGAGTGCAGCAAGATGTTGCAGCTACATATTCAGCTTCAactgttgaaagagccactgaattttgcttccttgCACCCCAAGAGCTAAGACATGAAACTaagaagtgagccattccagaagtgTTTTCCTTGTCCACAAGATAACTTGCATAATctgcatcagcatacccaattagattaaaattgtcacctgatggataatacagcaccaggtcctgtgttcctttgagatatcttagtattcttttggcagccttcaagtgagattccttgggatttgattgaaaccttgcatatagccctacactgaaaacaatgtcaggtctacTGGCAGTGAGATGGAGGAGAgtcccaataatgcctctatacatggtttgattcataggagatccagtttcatccatgtccagtcaaATGGCAgtagcaatgggagtgtctatcacctttgatgcttccatgtcaaacctcttcaagagctccctgatgtatttttgctgacaaatggaTATACCCTTTGAGGAttgttttacttgaagacccaagaagaacttcagctcccccatcatgctcatttcaaatttacttctcatgagttttgcaaatttttcacacagagaatcagctgtttctccaaaaataatatcatcaacataaacttgaacaatgagcaggttccttcctcgtttctttaagaaaagagcgttgtcaatttttcctcttttaaAACCATTTTCCAGGAGGAACTTTGAcaatctttcataccaagctcgaggagcctgctttaACTCGTACAGAgctttgtccagtttaaacacatattcagggtgctcatgacattcaaaccctgggggtggcttcacatagacttcttccttaaggagtctattcaaaaatgcactcttgacatctatttggaacaaggtgaattccatatgtgatgcaaaagcgattagaattctaatagcttccatgcgagccactggagcaaacgtttcatcatagtcaataccttcctcctgattgtagccttggacCATTAGCCTGGCCTTGTTTCTTGTGGTAATTCCATGTTCatcgagcttgtttctgaatactcacctggttcctataatggttcaatatgggggtctaggtaccaggtgccacaCATTGTTTCTCTCAAACTAATGTAGCTcgtcttgcatggctgtaatctAATCTGCATCTTTCAAagcttccttgatattttttgggttctatctgggagagaaaggttgagaaggcaagtgaatttctagcTCTTAATCTAGTTTGTACTCCAGAATCTAGAGGAGTGATAATGTTGGCTATTGGATGAGAGCTTTGGTGTCTCCAGTTAGACGCCCGAGGTTCATTCTGGGAGGAGAAAGATATGTTTGGATAATTTTCCTCTACCATTCTCTCAGGTGCTAGTGGAGTtccctgaactgcatcaaccactctttcttcagctttagtAGTTGTAATTGAAGTGCTTGGTTCTGTTGAAGATGAAGCAGCGTTGTCCTCATTTGGCTCCTTTACGtgactcatcatatctgcctttccatttgtcatgttAATGATTTCACTAGGAACTAGtgagggttctccatcttgatcttcctcagCATTCTTCATAAATGATGGATAagattcatcaaaaataacatgaacaccTTCCTCAACATATTGAGTCCGcttattatatatcttgtaagcgttgctttgagaagagtagcccataaatattccttcatcactcttggcatcaaatttaccaagctgatcatttccattgttgagaacatagcatttgcactcatatgttcttaggtgagtcggCTTGGGTTTCCTTTCATTCAACAGTTTATACGGGGTTTTGTTTAGaagtgatctgatcatgcacctgttcaccaagtatcAAGCGGTATTGacagcttcagcccagaagttctttgcaattccactgtcgatcaacattgttcttgccatttcctccagagttctattcttcctttATACTACTTCATTTTGCTGAggagttctgggagctgagaagttgtgtgtgatgccattttcattgcagaattcatcaaatttgacattgtcaaattctgtcccatgatcTTATCTAATGCAAGCAACTCTAGATTacatcttcacctggattttcttcacaaaggccacaaataCCTCAATAGTTTCATCTTTGGTTCTGAGAAATGGAGTCCATGTGAATCTAGAGTAGTCATCTACTATTATGAAAATATATCTTTTTTCTCCTCTGTtttgcactctcataggtccacacagatccatatgaagaagctctagtggctttgaggtgctcacatctcttttaGGCTTAATagaggacttcacatgttttcctctagcacaggcatcacagacttttttgcatcttgaattgtgacataggcagaccatggaccaggtccttctgaattagtttgttcaaaAGAGAAAAATTTGCATGGCCCAGTCTTTTGTGCCATAGTTTAGCTTCATCATCAATagctttcagacaactcagatcaccattCTGTAAGGACTTGAAATCAACGACATaaatgttcttgtatcttttggccataAGTACTATTTCACCGGTCACAAGAtcagtgactgtacatattttggacaagaattcgaccttgtttcctttatcataaATTTGAGAAatactcaagagactgtacttaaggcCATTTACAttgtacacattttcaatagaacGAGTAAGTGATTTcccgacttttccaactccaagaatgtacccctttttgccattgccaaaggatacactccctttTTGCaaggcttttagtgaaagaaagtctgtGGTGTTCCTAGTCATGTGTTTTGAAtacccactatccatgaaccattgttgaccacTTCCTTTCACTGTTCTCTGCACAAGAGAttaggagttagttttaggaaccaaAACAAGTTTAGGTCCCTTGTAGTAAGCAAGAGTATGAATAAGTgttctcttagtccatgcaggtaatatgcattttttgtgagtggaacctggtccctcttttgtagtcaccgtttcagcaaacactttgtttttctgaactaGTTGATTCTTGGCCTGGACATCTTCCTTGAAGCGCCTAATGTTCCCACATCGGGTACAAGGCTAGTTATCAAAGACAGTGACGTACTTACTGTGAGGGTtgtgaggagttttctccctttggaaccctgcTCCCTGCATGTTTTCACAATTATTAGTATGCAAGGCAGTGGtagcttctgaggaccaggtccactttagggacTTTTCAAAATCATTCTTTACTCTTTCCAGATTAGTATGGAGAAGctcgtttttctcaatttcacCAGACATCCTAAATCTCATAGCTTTCacctcattttcaagcctaatgtgttcctcacttGCTATCACCTTTCCCTTATTAGAACtttcaggttttgacttagtccatggtttcactattgtttcccttaggtATGCAATTTCTGTCAAcagatcactcttttcttttctgagGGTTTTAATGGTTTTCTTATGGTCAGTAACTACAGCCACTAAGTCGtctctagtttgttcagattCTCCTAATTCTAATGTCAAAGAATTcctatcctccacaagactatgaaAAGTAGTGATTAAAACATcagctaaagacatgagtttttttggagaataggatttcaaatttctctgaacatccctgaagtttacctctttgttgccattgtcttcatcatcatctgattgagcTATCAAAGCAAAAGCTGAGTCATATCCTGTCTTTTCGCCTTCAACTGCTatcatggaactatcaccagtATCAGGTTTATCTTCAGACTCACTAGATGAATCCCCCCATGCTGCAAAAGCATGTCTCATCATATTGTCAGCAGATCTTTTTCTCTTGAAGTCCTTGACAGGAACCGTGTTCGTCTTAGTTGTTTTCTCATGATGGTTCTTGGAAAATTCTTGCTTTAGGATAGGACAGTCTTTCATGAAGTgtccaggctttccacacttGTAACAAAGATCACAGTTTCTTGGTCTGATAGAAATGTCCCTTTTtagcatttctccatttcttctgaccatcttctgaaattTTTTGGTTAGGAAGCCATGTCACTGTCTTCCTCACTTGAATCATTGTAATCATCTttaagtaccaggttcttttccctttttggttctcttctttcactgtttaTCTTTTTCTTCAACTCATAGGTCTTCAAGTTTCCGATCAGCTCTTCTATGTTCAGCTCTTGTaagtcctttgattcagtaatGACATTCACTTTGTTTCCTAGGAGCTAGGCAGAAAGCTGATGATTTTCCTTActagcttgtttctgggaatgatTTCATCAAgggagtgtaactcatttataaTGGAAGTGAATCTCGTATGCATATCTTGAATGGATTCATCGTCCCTTATTttgaagagttcatactcggtagtgagcaTGTCATCTTAGATTGTTGTACTTGTGTAGTTCTCTCATGAGctgtttgcaaagcttcccatatctctTTGGCAGTGTCACAAGTGGAGATTCTATTGTACTCTTCATGTCCTATTCCACATACtagaattttcttggcacgaaaattcttctccacagCTAGCTTGTCTGCTTCAGTGTACTTTTTGCTGGTTTTTGCCATTGAAAATGGAAGTTCCTCTAGTACTCTGgttggaacataaggaccatcGCATATGATATCTCATAGCAAGAGTAGTTCCCTCATGAGCTGTTTGCAAAGCTTCTCATATCTTCTTGGCAGTGTCACAGGTGGAAATTCTATTGTACTCTTCAGGTCCTATTCCATATACtagaattttcttggcacgaaaattcttctccacaACTATCTTGTCTAATTCAGTGTACTCTTTGCTGGTTTTTGCCATTGAAAATGGAAGTTCCTCTAGTACTCTGGTTGGAACATAAAGACCATCGAATATGATATCTCATAGCTCACAATCCTCAACCATGATAAAATCGTGCATTCTTGctttccaccacccatagtattgtccattgaactTGGGTGGTCGGTATATAGATTGACCTTCTTCCAAATTTGGTGGGGTAGCCATGAGGATCCTACCttggtgttagcctgataggataAACCCGCTCTGATatcaattgttagtttgtatgagtccaccaaatagtagagtacctggtcctctacaagattctgctgagaatgctaataaaatagtatgtaaataaggcagaggatatttacgtggaaaaatcccacacaaggggataaaaaaaccacgacctacatctgtgggcttttaacttcactaacttgtaaagaacctattacaagccactttaaaATGACTCaattgcaaaggatttactcaactaacttgtgctactcttaccacaagccactttgtgacttcctagttacaaaggctttttctaacttgtgatgctctcaccgcAAGCCATATTGTAACTCTATAGTACAAAGGCTTTTGCTTAAGACTAAATccagtcacaacataaactcaaggagtttacagatttacaagaggattcctaatcaaacgcttctagctaagcattttaggagatacaataagtacaataacaaagttacaactcaactaggacaataACAAGatatcttttaggaactggtccgtagttgtgttcaactttgttcttcaagcttgagtGGATAGATTTCTCTGTTTTGGCAagaagcttgaatgagaaactgaaacaTTCAAGTAATGTTTTGTATAAAACTCATTGtaggtacatcttgatcacatcacttgaaatgatgtgagtagtttatttggttagagaatgagtgggcgctggagatagtgcagtgcggcagaaacagtgccgtcagtcacttcatttccagttgtgtccaattgactttgtactgctatgaggaaaccacaagAGTATCAAGTCCTTGTgtgggttcctagctcctgaagctgtagcagttcacctttagctggaatcTGTTAAAACATACAGTATagtccaagtaggtcaggttccctatctggttcttaacagtaagtttgttagatcatcaaaatataaggcaagaatatttaaaacCTATCAACAACTTTCACAATTTTATACGAATAAGCTTTTTTTGTGTGGCTAAAATCAAGAAATtagaaataaataattttttttactttgtaAGTATGGTTTGGTTTAAATATTTTGTAAACATGATTAAGTTAATTTAAGTTTAATAAGTAAAaaccaagacaagacaagacaagacaagacaagacaagataataataataataataataataataataataataataataataataatccaaGACAAGTTGAACCAAGATCATCtctaaatttattttttttacactttttgtgcataaatttaaacactCTCTTATGGCTTATAAATCTTTTAATTTAATAGTAACATAATAATTTAATGATACTTGAGAAATCAAATGGCTAGAGGGGGAGAAGGCAAAACACATAGAGAGAAGCTCCACCTTCTCTCTAACCTAATAAACTACCACTATTACCTCTACCAATCTTCAAACATCTCCTGATAGTAACACAATGCAGATTCACAACTCAAGCCACAAAATCCCTCCCAAACCACCGGATATTGATACAACGTAAGCTACCATAATACCTGACCTTCCTATCCCAAGTTTTAAACAAAAATTATTGAATGGAATGCATGAAGATCAAATCCACATGATCATTGATCTAACTCCCGATGGAAATTATGTGCTACATAATGAAGTAAATGGAGACCATTCCAATAACCTAGATGAGGATCAAAGGCAAGGGGTCCAATTATCTCCAGAGGATCTTCAAAGAATTTACCACCCATTGAGATTTTCAACCAtaatcaagtttcaagggaaaaagaTTCAACACCATATtcttaaaaggaaaattcaagatttgtggaaaataaaagaaaatttcccTTTGATTGATCTAGGATCTGAGTTCTACATAACAAAGTTCAATAATGAGGATAGTATGCCAAAAGCACTTCATAATGGCCCTTGGTATATTTTTTGGTCACTTTATTTTAGTCCAAAAATGGGTTCCAAACTTTATTTCTTCGGAAGCTAAAATTGCAAATACAGCTATTTGGATCCGTCTTCCACAATTACCTACTGAGTTCTATGATAGTCTTATTTTAAAGAAAGTGGGTAATAAAATTGGTAGATTATTAAAGATTGATGCATGCACTTCCTCCACTCTTAGAGGAAGATATGTTAGGTTTGGCATTGAAGTTCCTCTGGAGATGCCAGTTACCCCTTATGTTTTCATTGGCCAACATAAGCAGGAAATCCACTATGAAGGCGTTAATTTTTTTATGCAAAAGGTGTGGCAGACTAGGTCATTCAATGCCAATTTTCACTACATAGCACCAAGACCTCTCCTACAATTTCCCACGAAGCTCAAGCCAGTAACCAATCCAATATATTGGGTGGCCCTCAAGACAAAATGGAAGATTTCACTCTCCTGCCCAAGGAAAACAATTGGCAAATGGTTGTATTCCCCAAGAAAAAAACCCAATTAGAATATAAAAGTGATGCCCTCAAATTCTGATAAGTCTCAAGACCCAATCACACTCCCTCCAGGTATGTCTCCATCTCTCTTATTAAATGAGGTTTCATCAAAAAATTCTCGTGATAATGGTAATACCACTACTACTACACACCCTAAAGTTCATGAAAAAAACCAGTTAGCTAAAATGTACATTGCTACTGATAACATGTTTGATGCATTTATTCCTCCACCAAAGATTAATCATTTAGATAAAactaatataattattaaataaCCAATATGCATGGCAAATGACGTGGAAGGAAACCAAAACATGGGTGTCCAAATGGCAAttaaaaaacccaaccaatcAAATGACATGCAAGACAACCATTCCCTACTTAAGGGTAATGAGACCCAGCAACCCCATCAGTGTGGTTAATAACCCTCCCCCCCAACTACACGCCATCCTCTAAACAAACCACTAATCCCCTCTAAAGGAAACAATTCAGATTGCATAGAAAATAATTCATCTCTTCTAACAAATTTATACGTGTCCATGCAATTGCTAGATACTACACAAATGGCTAAAGCAACCAACCACGTCTCCTCTACACAATCTGAAAAAAATCTTCTAAATCCCACTCCTTCAAGCAATATCAAAGACATGCAAATAGACTCTACTATAATAAACCACTCTACTCCATCGGTAAACTCAAAACCAGCAAAGGAAAAAGCATCACAACCATACAATATAATCGATCAACCTTCTTTACAAGATGCCTAGGATTCCAATCACACATAGAAGAAAGTTTCGCCTAGTCCAAATAGTGAGACACCAAAGAGCTCTAAACAAGTCGAATCCACCACTCCCCCCATAATGAGTGGAACAAGCTCTAATGGGCCATGCAATAACGTTCAATATGATTCTGGGTGTCCAAGAGACAGTGATTGTCCTCCAGAACTCACACTTCCTAGCCCAATTAGTGTCGGAGGGAATGCACATGGCAATGAATAACTACCTCAACCATGTATGGATGAACAACATCCTTCATCCTCTTGCTCCATCGATGAACTTAGATAAAGCTCAAGCCATGAGACATCAATGGAGCTTACCACCCCACTTCAACCCTATCCAGAACCACACTGTCCAGTTGGAACTACCCTTCTTTCCTCCAGGAAAAATCACAAACATGAATCCTATCTTCATGCCATGGTCCCTCCCAGTGAACAATCCTCAAGCCCAACCCAACCCCAACATGCAAGCACCTCTCTATGCAACTCCAGTGCAACAAGAAAATCTACCAAATATCCCACTCCAAATGCCACAAGCTGCTCCACCACCAGTATCTCACCCAGCTCCACTAGCTCAACCCCCTCCCAATGCTCCAGAACCAGAAAATGTTCATATGGAGGAGGAAGAGGAGATAAACCTACTAGGGTCCGGACCAGTCCTAGAATTTTCAAGTCTCAACGAGGTAAAAGTATTTCTTTTCATGGATCTACTAGAGAAGTGACATGTGCTCAGCTTCCCTCCAGCACTATACAAGTGCTCAATGGATGTGAGACCCCCTCAGGATCCCACGGTAGGGAACCATGCAATGATCCTAGTACTCTGTTTAAGGAGGAACCTAGTGTTACAAACTCAAATGGACAATGGTCCAACAAACAACAATGCAATGATGTTTAGGCCTACAAATATTATTATATGGAACATCTGTGGGGGAAACAATGAGAATTTTAGGATTAATTTCAGAGAAATAATAGATACCCATAGGACATGTATGGTTACATTGTTGGAGACAAGAATGGAGAGTCATATCTCCCTTCTAAGTGACTTTGCTTTCTCTGAGATGATCGAAGTTCTAAGCGATGGTCAGTCTGGAGGCATGGTTATTCTCTAGGACTCTAGTCTTGTTAAGGTGCATAACTTTGTTaggagtgtaagcacgtgatttttgcttcacggacaatcgctccaaaagaaaataaaaatagtggcaaaaggcttcgctgtacaatttttcgatctttccgtgacatgtgttgttagtcgtttatgagtctgtccattttgcatctagtcattatcaaacaaaaatccaaaaaatatatgtggcgttaaaagaaaattcaaaaaaaaaatatataaatatatgtgcatcgtccgttttaggttgtgatttaacttacttggtatgataattatgttgaaacgccatattgttatttgttttaatttcatttgttttattaattatttttatttttttttatttcggaaaacaaaagaaagttgaaatcaatttgggcccaaaaatgggcccaaaaataaaacaaaaaaaacaggcccaaaccaacgatctgacccggtccagaccaggcctgcccaggaacctcctgaaacgacgtcgtttcaggcaaatcaatctgagccgtccgtcctagccgatccaacggctcaggacctctttcagcaacccgtttttgaacccgacccaataaccggtctgacccaacccctcatttaaaccaaacgaccccgtttaactactgaacgaccccgtctcatttctcaccatcagatccaagccgttgagatcatttgatctaacggctcagatccaatcccctactccgtat
This sequence is a window from Nicotiana sylvestris chromosome 3, ASM39365v2, whole genome shotgun sequence. Protein-coding genes within it:
- the LOC138887334 gene encoding uncharacterized protein produces the protein MVRRNGEMLKRDISIRPRNCDLCYKCGKPGHFMKDCPILKQEFSKNHHEKTTKTNTVPVKDFKRKRSADNMMRHAFAAWGDSSSESEDKPDTGDSSMIAVEGEKTGYDSAFALIAQSDDDEDNGNKEVNFRDVQRNLKSYSPKKLMSLADVLITTFHSLVEDRNSLTLELGESEQTRDDLVAVVTDHKKTIKTLRKEKSDLLTEIAYLRETIVKPWTKSKPESSNKGKVIASEEHIRLENEVKAMRFRMSGEIEKNELLHTNLERVKNDFEKSLKWTWSSEATTALHTNNCENMQGAGRFKEDVQAKNQLVQKNKVFAETRTVKGSGQQWFMDSGYSKHMTRNTTDFLSLKALQKGSVSFGNGKKGYILGVGKVGKSLTRSIENVYNVNGLKYSLLSISQIYDKGNKVEFLSKICTVTDLVTGEIVLMAKRYKNIYVVDFKSLQNGDLSCLKAIDDEAKLWHKRLGHANFSLLNKLIQKDLVHGLPMSQFKMQKSL